One Lycium barbarum isolate Lr01 chromosome 5, ASM1917538v2, whole genome shotgun sequence genomic window carries:
- the LOC132642237 gene encoding F-box protein PP2-B10-like has translation MSAWLGARELSIEWADNPDHWTWNYNHNSGTEVAELLCVCWFDIRGTIDTRRLTQKTSYSAYLVFQLTDNHRELEKAIASVRFVKEKAEGTDAEGYTVFLSKAKGEGENGIFPHLRSDGWMEIKLGEFFNNFGEDGEVEMRLMEIKNPNWKWGIIVKGIDIRPH, from the exons AGTGCATGGTTAGGTGCAAGAGAGCTATCAATTGAATGGGCGGACAACCCTGATCATTGGACTTGGAACTACAATCACAACTCTGG TACAGAAGTGGCTGAGCTTCTCTGTGTTTGTTGGTTCGACATTCGAGGAACAATAGACACACGACGACTCACTCAAAAGACAAGTTATTCGGCGTATTTAGTGTTCCAGTTAACAGATAATCATCGCGAACTTGAAAAAGCAATTGCATCAGTAAGATTTGTGAAGGAAAAAGCAGAGGGAACCGATGCAGAGGGCTACACTGTTTTCCTCTCTAAGGCAAAAGGAGAAGGAGAAAATGGCATATTCCCACACCTACGAAGCGATGGTTGGATGGAAATAAAGCTTGGTGAATTTTTCAACAACTTTGGAGAAGATGGTGAAGTGGAAATGAGGTTGATGGAGATCAAAAATCCTAATTGGAAATGGGGCATTATTGTTAAGGGCATCGATATTCGACCACATTAA